One window of Nocardia sp. NBC_00508 genomic DNA carries:
- a CDS encoding YciI family protein — MAKYLLLKHYRGAPAAVNDVPMDQWTPAEIEAHMQYMNDFAARLEDSGEFVDGQALAPEGAWVRYDGEGKPPVTDGPFAETKDLIAGWMIIDVDTYERAVELAGELSAAPGAGGKPIHEWLEVRPFLTAAPTVTE; from the coding sequence ATGGCCAAGTACCTGCTCCTCAAGCACTACCGAGGCGCTCCGGCGGCAGTCAACGACGTGCCGATGGACCAGTGGACGCCCGCCGAGATCGAGGCGCACATGCAGTACATGAACGACTTCGCGGCCCGCCTGGAAGACAGCGGCGAGTTCGTCGACGGCCAGGCCCTGGCGCCAGAGGGCGCCTGGGTCCGCTATGACGGCGAGGGCAAGCCCCCCGTGACCGACGGCCCGTTCGCGGAGACCAAGGACCTGATCGCGGGCTGGATGATCATCGACGTCGACACCTATGAGCGCGCCGTCGAGCTGGCCGGCGAGTTGTCCGCGGCGCCCGGCGCGGGCGGCAAGCCGATCCACGAGTGGCTCGAAGTTCGGCCGTTCCTGACCGCTGCGCCGACTGTCACCGAGTGA